The Streptomyces sp. Je 1-332 genome has a window encoding:
- a CDS encoding 6-phosphofructokinase: protein MRIGILTAGGDCPGLNAVIRSVVHRAVTHYGDEVIGFEDGYAGLLDGRYRQLDLNAVSGILARGGTILGSSRLERDRFRAACEDARALAKEIGFDVLIPIGGEGTLTAAKMLSDAGLPVVGVPKTIDNDISSTDRTFGFDTAVGVATEAMDRLKTTAESHQRVMVVEVMGRHAGWIALESGMAGGAHGICLPERAFDPADLVKMVEERFSRGKKFAVICVAEGAHPADGTMNYGKGAIDQFGHERFQGIGTALAYELETRLGKEAKPVILGHVQRGGTPTAYDRVLATRFGWHAVEAAHREDFGRMTALRGTDITMVPLAEAVTELKTVPKDRMDEAESVF, encoded by the coding sequence ATGCGCATCGGAATTCTCACCGCAGGCGGCGACTGCCCCGGCCTCAACGCAGTGATCCGGTCGGTCGTGCACCGAGCCGTCACGCACTACGGCGACGAGGTCATCGGCTTCGAGGACGGTTACGCGGGCCTGCTCGACGGCCGCTACCGCCAGCTCGACCTGAACGCGGTCAGCGGCATCCTCGCCCGTGGTGGAACGATTCTCGGCTCCTCACGCCTGGAGCGGGACCGCTTCCGCGCGGCCTGCGAGGACGCGCGCGCGCTCGCCAAGGAGATCGGCTTCGACGTCCTGATCCCGATCGGCGGCGAGGGCACGCTCACGGCCGCGAAGATGCTGTCGGACGCGGGCCTGCCGGTGGTGGGGGTCCCGAAGACGATCGACAACGACATCTCCTCCACGGACCGCACCTTCGGCTTCGACACGGCGGTGGGAGTCGCGACGGAGGCGATGGACCGTCTCAAGACGACGGCCGAGTCCCACCAGCGTGTGATGGTCGTCGAGGTCATGGGCCGGCACGCGGGCTGGATCGCCCTGGAGTCCGGCATGGCGGGCGGTGCCCACGGCATCTGCCTGCCCGAGCGTGCCTTCGACCCCGCCGACCTGGTGAAGATGGTGGAGGAGCGGTTCTCGCGCGGCAAGAAGTTCGCGGTGATCTGCGTCGCGGAGGGCGCGCACCCGGCCGACGGCACCATGAACTACGGCAAGGGCGCGATCGACCAGTTCGGCCACGAGCGCTTCCAGGGCATCGGAACGGCGCTCGCGTACGAACTGGAGACCCGCCTCGGCAAGGAGGCCAAGCCGGTCATCCTCGGCCACGTGCAGCGCGGCGGCACCCCGACGGCGTACGACCGCGTCCTCGCCACCCGCTTCGGCTGGCACGCGGTGGAGGCGGCGCACCGCGAGGACTTCGGCCGCATGACGGCGCTGCGGGGCACGGACATCACGATGGTGCCGCTCGCGGAGGCGGTCACCGAGCTGAAGACGGTGCCGAAGGACCGGATGGACGAGGCGGAGTCGGTGTTCTAG
- the pyk gene encoding pyruvate kinase, translating to MRRSKIVCTLGPAVDSEEQLVSLIEAGMNVARFNFSHGTHAEHQGRYDRVRAAADKTGRAVGVLADLQGPKIRLETFAEGPVELVRGDEFTITTEDVPGDKSICGTTYKGLPGDVSKGDQVLINDGNVELRVVEVSGPQVKTIVVEGGVISDHKGINLPGAAVNVPALSEKDVEDLRFALKMGCDMVALSFVRDAGDVKDVHKVMDEEGRRVPVIAKVEKPQAVANMEGVVAAFDAVMVARGDLAVEYPLEKVPMVQKRLVEMCRRNAKPVIVATQMMESMITNSRPTRAEASDVANAILDGADAVMLSAESSVGAYPIETVKTMSKIVAAAEEELLSKGLQPLVPGKKPRTQGGSVARAACEIADFLDAEALIAFTQSGDTARRLSRYRAAQPILAFTTDQATRNQLSLSWGVDSYVVPHVDNTDAMVDLVDAELVRLNRFNDGDTVIITAGSPPGVPGTTNMVRVHHLGGVGRD from the coding sequence ATGCGCCGTTCCAAAATCGTCTGCACGCTGGGCCCCGCCGTCGACTCCGAAGAGCAGCTCGTCTCGCTGATCGAGGCCGGCATGAACGTGGCCCGCTTCAATTTCAGCCACGGCACGCACGCCGAGCACCAGGGGCGGTACGACCGCGTCCGTGCGGCTGCCGACAAGACCGGCCGTGCCGTCGGCGTCCTCGCCGACCTGCAGGGTCCGAAGATCCGTCTGGAGACCTTCGCCGAGGGACCCGTCGAGCTGGTGCGCGGTGACGAGTTCACCATCACCACCGAGGACGTCCCCGGCGACAAGTCCATCTGTGGCACCACCTACAAGGGCCTGCCCGGTGACGTCTCCAAGGGCGACCAGGTCCTGATCAACGACGGCAACGTCGAGCTGCGGGTCGTCGAGGTGAGCGGGCCGCAGGTGAAGACGATCGTCGTCGAGGGCGGCGTCATCTCCGACCACAAGGGCATCAACCTGCCCGGCGCGGCCGTGAACGTGCCCGCGCTCTCCGAGAAGGACGTCGAGGACCTGCGCTTCGCCCTGAAGATGGGCTGCGACATGGTCGCCCTGTCCTTCGTGCGCGACGCCGGTGACGTCAAGGACGTGCACAAGGTGATGGACGAGGAGGGCCGCCGGGTCCCCGTCATCGCCAAGGTGGAGAAGCCGCAGGCCGTCGCCAACATGGAGGGCGTCGTCGCGGCCTTCGACGCCGTCATGGTCGCCCGTGGTGACCTGGCCGTCGAGTATCCGCTCGAGAAGGTCCCGATGGTGCAGAAGCGCCTGGTGGAGATGTGCCGCCGTAACGCCAAGCCGGTGATCGTCGCGACCCAGATGATGGAGTCGATGATCACCAACTCGCGTCCCACGCGCGCCGAGGCGTCCGATGTCGCCAACGCGATCCTGGACGGTGCGGACGCGGTCATGCTGTCCGCCGAGTCGTCCGTGGGCGCCTACCCGATCGAGACCGTCAAGACGATGTCGAAGATCGTCGCGGCGGCCGAGGAGGAGCTGCTCTCCAAGGGTCTGCAGCCGCTCGTGCCCGGCAAGAAGCCGCGTACGCAGGGTGGTTCGGTGGCCCGTGCCGCGTGCGAGATCGCGGACTTCCTGGACGCCGAGGCGCTGATCGCCTTCACGCAGTCCGGTGACACGGCCCGCCGTCTGTCCCGCTACCGCGCGGCCCAGCCGATCCTGGCCTTCACCACCGACCAGGCGACCCGCAACCAGCTCTCGCTGAGCTGGGGCGTGGACTCGTACGTCGTGCCGCACGTCGACAACACCGACGCGATGGTCGACCTCGTCGACGCCGAGCTGGTCAGGCTGAACCGCTTCAACGACGGCGACACCGTGATCATCACGGCGGGCTCGCCTCCCGGTGTCCCCGGCACCACCAACATGGTCCGGGTGCACCACCTGGGCGGCGTCGGCCGCGACTGA
- the pta gene encoding phosphate acetyltransferase, whose amino-acid sequence MTRSVYVTGIDRGDGRQVIELGVMELLTRQVDRVGVFRPLVHDGPDRLFDLLRARYRLAQDAASGYGMDYHEASAIQAEQGTDELVSQLVDRFHRVARDYEIVLVLGTDFADTQLPDELSLNARLANEFGASVIAVVGGKNQTADSVHAETRNAYRAYESLGCDVLAMVTNRVAPADRDEIHEGLAAGLPVPSYVLPDEPALAAPTVAQITHALGGRVVLGDDAGLARDALDFVFGGAMLPNFLNALTPGCLVVTPGDRADLVVGSLAAHSAGTPPIAGVLLTLNEQPGEAILKLADRLAPGTPVIAVSGGSFPTAGELFALEGKLNAATPRKAETALGLFERYVDTAGLLSRVQAPSSDRVTPMMFEHKLLEQARSDKRRVVLPEGTEERVLRAADVLLRRGVCDLTLLGPAEQIRKKAADLGVDLAGSQLIDPHTSELRDAFAAKYAELRAHKGVTVELAYDVVADVNYFGTLMVQEGFADGMVSGSVHSTAATIRPAFEIIKTKPDASIVSSVFFMCLADKVLVYGDCAVNPDPNAVQLADIAVQAAATAEQFGVEPRIAMLSYSTGTSGSGADVDKVREATELVRESRGDLKIEGPIQYDAAVEPSVAATKLPDSEVAGQASVLIFPDLNTGNNTYKAVQRSAGAIAVGPVLQGLRKPVNDLSRGALVQDIVNTVVITAIQAQGPAVAPSV is encoded by the coding sequence GTGACGCGCAGCGTGTACGTGACCGGGATCGACCGGGGCGACGGCCGCCAGGTCATCGAGCTGGGAGTCATGGAACTCCTGACCCGCCAGGTCGACCGGGTGGGGGTCTTCCGTCCGCTGGTCCACGACGGGCCCGACCGTCTCTTCGATCTTCTGCGGGCCCGGTACCGGCTCGCGCAGGACGCCGCGTCCGGATACGGCATGGACTACCACGAAGCGTCCGCCATCCAGGCCGAGCAGGGCACCGACGAGCTGGTCTCCCAGCTCGTCGACCGCTTTCACCGGGTGGCGCGGGACTACGAGATCGTCCTCGTGCTCGGCACGGACTTCGCCGACACCCAGCTCCCGGACGAGCTCTCCCTCAACGCCCGCCTCGCCAACGAGTTCGGGGCGTCGGTGATAGCCGTCGTCGGCGGCAAGAACCAGACCGCGGACTCCGTCCACGCCGAGACGCGCAACGCCTACCGCGCGTACGAGAGCCTGGGCTGCGACGTCCTGGCGATGGTCACCAACCGGGTGGCGCCCGCCGACCGCGACGAGATCCACGAAGGCCTCGCGGCCGGCCTGCCCGTCCCCAGCTACGTCCTGCCGGACGAACCCGCCCTCGCGGCGCCCACGGTCGCCCAGATCACCCACGCGCTCGGCGGGCGGGTCGTACTCGGTGACGACGCGGGTCTCGCGCGAGACGCGCTCGACTTCGTCTTCGGCGGCGCGATGCTGCCGAACTTCCTGAACGCCCTGACCCCGGGCTGCCTCGTGGTCACCCCCGGCGACCGCGCCGACCTCGTCGTCGGCTCGCTCGCCGCGCACAGCGCCGGTACGCCGCCCATCGCGGGCGTCCTGCTCACCCTCAACGAGCAGCCGGGCGAGGCGATCCTGAAGCTCGCCGACCGCCTCGCGCCCGGCACCCCGGTCATCGCGGTCTCCGGCGGGTCCTTCCCCACCGCGGGTGAACTCTTCGCTCTGGAAGGGAAGTTGAACGCCGCAACGCCGCGCAAGGCGGAGACGGCCCTCGGGCTCTTCGAGCGGTACGTCGACACGGCGGGGCTGCTCAGCCGCGTACAGGCCCCGAGCAGCGACCGCGTCACGCCGATGATGTTCGAGCACAAGCTCCTGGAGCAGGCACGCTCCGACAAGCGCCGCGTCGTGCTGCCCGAGGGCACCGAGGAGCGCGTCCTGCGCGCCGCCGACGTGCTCCTTCGCCGCGGCGTCTGCGACCTGACGCTGCTCGGCCCGGCCGAGCAGATCCGCAAGAAGGCCGCGGACCTCGGCGTCGACCTCGCGGGATCGCAGCTCATCGATCCGCACACCTCCGAACTGCGGGACGCGTTCGCCGCCAAGTACGCCGAACTGCGCGCCCACAAGGGCGTCACCGTCGAGCTCGCCTACGACGTCGTCGCGGACGTGAACTACTTCGGCACCCTGATGGTGCAGGAAGGGTTCGCCGACGGCATGGTGTCGGGTTCCGTTCACTCCACGGCCGCCACGATCCGGCCCGCGTTCGAGATCATCAAGACCAAGCCGGACGCCTCGATCGTGTCGTCCGTCTTCTTCATGTGCCTCGCCGACAAGGTCCTCGTCTACGGCGACTGCGCGGTGAACCCGGATCCCAACGCCGTGCAGCTCGCCGACATCGCGGTCCAGGCGGCCGCCACCGCCGAGCAGTTCGGTGTGGAGCCGCGGATCGCGATGCTGTCGTACTCGACGGGTACGTCGGGTTCGGGCGCCGACGTCGACAAGGTGCGCGAGGCGACGGAGCTGGTGCGGGAGAGCCGGGGTGATCTGAAGATCGAGGGGCCGATCCAGTACGACGCCGCCGTGGAGCCCTCGGTCGCGGCGACGAAGCTGCCGGACTCGGAGGTCGCGGGCCAGGCCAGCGTGCTGATCTTCCCGGACCTGAACACCGGCAACAACACGTACAAGGCCGTGCAGCGCTCGGCCGGCGCGATCGCGGTCGGACCGGTTCTGCAGGGCCTGCGCAAGCCGGTCAACGACCTGTCGCGGGGTGCTCTCGTGCAGGACATCGTGAACACCGTCGTGATCACCGCGATCCAGGCCCAGGGCCCGGCCGTCGCCCCCTCCGTATGA
- a CDS encoding acetate kinase — MSATRVLVLNSGSSSVKYQLLDMSDSSRLAVGLVERIGEETSRLKHTPLTGGGGEREREEPIADHEAALKAVAAELAADGLGLDSPELAAIGHRVVHGGLKFTAPTVITDDVLAEIERLVPVAPLHNPANITGIRTAQALRPDLPQVAVFDTAFHTTMPEAAARYAIDVATADEHRVRRYGFHGTSHAYVSRETAKLLGKAPADVNVIVLHLGNGASASAVRGGRCVETSMGLTPLEGLVMGTRSGDVDPAVVFHLARVGGMSIDEVDTLLNKKSGLVGLCGDNDMREIRRRVDEGDEAASLAFDIYIHRLKKYIGAYYAVLGRVDAIAFTAGVGENAAPVREAAVAGLEELGLAVDGELNAVRSDEARLISPEYARVAVAVVPTDEELEIAQQTYALVGNPS, encoded by the coding sequence GTGAGCGCCACCCGCGTCCTCGTCCTCAACTCCGGCTCCTCGTCGGTGAAGTACCAGCTGCTCGACATGAGCGACAGCTCACGCCTCGCGGTCGGCCTGGTCGAGCGCATCGGCGAGGAGACCTCGCGGCTCAAGCACACCCCCCTGACGGGTGGCGGCGGCGAGCGTGAGCGCGAGGAGCCGATCGCCGACCACGAGGCCGCCCTGAAGGCGGTCGCAGCCGAGCTGGCCGCCGACGGGCTCGGCCTCGACTCCCCCGAGCTGGCCGCGATCGGTCACCGCGTGGTGCACGGCGGCCTGAAGTTCACCGCGCCGACGGTCATCACGGACGACGTGCTCGCGGAGATCGAGCGCCTCGTCCCGGTGGCGCCGCTGCACAACCCGGCCAACATCACCGGCATCCGCACGGCGCAGGCGCTGCGCCCGGATCTGCCGCAGGTCGCCGTGTTCGACACGGCGTTCCACACGACGATGCCGGAGGCGGCCGCCCGCTACGCGATCGACGTGGCCACCGCAGACGAGCACCGCGTGCGGCGCTACGGCTTCCACGGGACGTCGCACGCGTACGTGTCCCGCGAGACCGCCAAGCTGCTCGGCAAGGCTCCGGCGGACGTGAACGTCATCGTGCTGCACCTGGGCAACGGCGCTTCCGCGAGCGCCGTGCGGGGCGGCAGGTGCGTGGAGACCTCGATGGGGCTCACCCCGCTTGAGGGGCTCGTGATGGGTACCCGTTCCGGTGACGTGGATCCGGCGGTCGTCTTCCACCTGGCCCGCGTCGGCGGGATGTCGATCGACGAGGTCGACACCCTGCTCAACAAGAAGAGCGGTCTGGTCGGTCTCTGCGGCGACAACGACATGCGGGAGATCCGGCGCCGGGTCGATGAGGGTGATGAGGCCGCCTCGCTCGCGTTCGACATCTACATTCACCGTCTGAAGAAGTACATCGGCGCCTATTACGCGGTGCTCGGCCGGGTGGACGCCATCGCGTTCACGGCGGGGGTCGGTGAGAACGCGGCGCCGGTGCGGGAGGCTGCCGTCGCGGGTCTGGAGGAGCTGGGGCTCGCGGTCGACGGAGAACTCAACGCTGTACGTTCCGACGAGGCGCGGCTGATCTCACCGGAGTACGCGCGGGTCGCGGTCGCCGTCGTCCCCACCGACGAGGAGCTGGAGATCGCGCAGCAGACGTACGCACTGGTCGGGAACCCGTCATAA
- a CDS encoding helix-turn-helix transcriptional regulator — translation MQPSQPPHQPSQSSQSSQPTPPFNFPAARRLREALGMAHGHVAYGMRASYGLSYVTPETIAAWERGLAAPTSAELTALAGTLWCSPGELMGAATTLREHRIARGLAPEDVARGAGVELQVYLHMEETNTWRGNERQSAALAEVLRLPLPDFINVTGRGEDLADLLRRAVTTRWQGYVRPVGKMLPVRKRHVEDVLQQLHADYQSRMVRTLSWGGGAGADASGSAGQDFLDKILEHFWAQVRGTGSGGG, via the coding sequence GTGCAACCGAGCCAACCGCCGCACCAGCCCTCCCAGTCCTCTCAGTCCTCCCAGCCCACGCCCCCGTTCAACTTCCCCGCCGCCCGGCGCCTTCGTGAGGCGCTCGGGATGGCGCATGGGCATGTCGCCTATGGCATGCGGGCCAGCTACGGGCTCAGCTACGTCACCCCGGAGACCATCGCCGCCTGGGAGCGTGGACTCGCCGCGCCCACCTCCGCCGAGCTCACCGCCCTCGCGGGGACCCTGTGGTGTTCCCCCGGTGAACTCATGGGCGCCGCGACCACCCTGCGCGAGCACCGGATCGCCCGTGGGCTCGCGCCCGAGGACGTGGCGCGGGGGGCGGGGGTCGAGCTCCAGGTCTATCTGCACATGGAGGAGACCAACACCTGGCGCGGCAACGAGCGGCAGTCCGCAGCCCTGGCGGAAGTGCTGCGGCTGCCCCTGCCCGACTTCATCAACGTCACCGGGCGCGGCGAGGACCTCGCCGACCTGCTGCGCCGCGCCGTGACCACCCGCTGGCAGGGGTACGTGCGGCCCGTGGGCAAGATGCTGCCCGTGCGGAAACGGCACGTGGAAGATGTGCTTCAGCAGCTGCACGCCGACTACCAGTCGCGCATGGTGCGTACCCTCAGCTGGGGCGGCGGCGCCGGGGCCGATGCCTCGGGGAGCGCCGGGCAGGACTTCCTCGACAAGATCCTGGAGCACTTCTGGGCCCAGGTGCGGGGGACGGGGAGCGGCGGGGGCTGA